A genomic segment from Colletotrichum higginsianum IMI 349063 chromosome 5, whole genome shotgun sequence encodes:
- a CDS encoding Cutinase, whose amino-acid sequence MRPSPVILLSAALLCQQTTALSLPKNRERDLSSLLSGKLDVLDLLDRVPGVVDKVVNTTILVVRALRETVTENGITQDDLNTALGINSTTGLPVGNSTSSAVTCPDVAVIFARGTNEPGNVGFLTGPPFFDALRTYMNGTGTISIQGVNQYPADPPGFFAGGSTTGATSAAAVASRTLSVCPNTRLTISGYSQGSQVARLAIAQLPPNQQARIASVVLFGDPLGGAAVPGVDGTRLLVVCHTGDNICQGGNFIFSPHLDYSLDAPTAALFVMQRSRLGLASRDAQNEGMGATVVGTVQGIMQSPKSGIASD is encoded by the exons ATGAGGCCGTCTCCGGTCATTCTCTTGTCGGCGGCATTGCTGTGCCAGCAGACAACGGCACTGTCGCTGCCGAAGAACCGCGAGCGGGACCTGTCAAGCCTGCTCTCGGGGAAACTCGACGTCCTTGATCTCCTCGACAGGGTGCCCGGCGTAGTGGATAAGGTCGTCAACACTACGATCCTCGTTGTGAGAGCGCTGAGGGAGACCGTTACGGAGAATGGGATCACTCAAGACGATTTGAACACTGCGCTGGGCATCAACAGCACCACAGGCTTGCCCGTAGGTaactcgacgtcgtcggccgtgACGTGTCCGGACGTTGCTGTTATCTTTGCAAGGGGAACAAATGAACCCG GCAACGTGGGCTTCCTCACGGGTCCGCCCTTCTTCGACGCCCTCCGAACATACATGAACGGAACCGGGACCATCTCCATCCAGGGCGTCAATCAGTACCCCGCGGACCCGCCGGGCTTCTTCGCAGGCGGCTCCACGACGGGTGCtacctcggccgcggcggtcGCCTCCCGCACGCTGTCCGTGTGCCCCAACACGCGCCTCACGATTTCGGGCTATTCGCAGGGCTCGCAGGTGGCCCGCCTCGCTATTGCGCAGCTGCCACCCAACCAGCAGGCTCGCATCGCGAGCGTCGTCCTGTTCGGCGAcccgctcggcggcgcggcggtccccggcgtcgacggcacgCGCCTGCTCGTCGTCTGCCACACGGGCGACAACATCTGCCAGGGCGGTAacttcatcttctcgccgCACCTTGACTACAGCCTCGacgcgccgacggcggcgctctTCGTGATGCAGAGGAGCAGACTCGGCCTCGCGAGCCGGGACGCCCAGAACGAGGGCATGGGCGCGACTGTGGTCGGCACGGTGCAAGGAATCATGCAGTCTCCCAAGAGCGGGATAGCGAGCGATTAG